tgatcgcaattccaattaattattttttattcaaaaaaattatttgatgacGACAATAAAATATAGATAGATTTCGTATATGATGACACATagtgtaatataataataaaaatatttgatatcaatattatttatttcatgatgtaataacagtagttaaatttacaatatttaaattaaaatcattaatatatatatatatatatatatatataattattttataacctcaatttgaaaagcattttttttaaccaaacacattaaactactttttcttcgacctcaatttcaaccacagttttaaccaaacctattttttcaaaccaaccttaactaaagtattttttataaaacaacttttttcaaactacGCAATACCAAAACAGACAGTgacaaatgattaaaaaataaatcattttttacatcagctcaaaccgcactcaattttagcaaaacaaaaattcaaaatttagccAAACACAGGTTCAACTGCAGAAAACAGGCTCTTACTTGACATATCaattgtaatttgaaaaaacatatttcaataatttcttttaatatagaacaataaaaaaaattatgaaacatcaaaactatttagaatcatgaaatttaaaattaataaaaaataattgaaaagataaaaattgattaaaaaagaaacaaataaaaaaaaaaaaaagattcaatcaaaaaaaaataaaatcaaaaaaaaattaaaaaaaaaaaattatttgacaatattattaaatcagACTCAATGAGTTAGTTTTGAAATCTCTCAACCCAACTTCATACTTAGctcgagtttaaaattaacatgcATGATAGTTGACTCTACATGCCCCAAGCAACTTGGTGGATCCAAATGCAACCAAAACAACcagtaaaaatatgatttgattttaaaaaaaaaaaatgatatttttaaaaaatattaaaatgaagatATATTGGATCGACCAGCCTTTTCAACTTAACTCACAAGGATCATGAACTCCAttaggtttaaaaaaattatttttaaattattcagaatgaaaaattaaagagattataataacttatttaaaattaataaaatattcaaatgataaaattgaaaagaaaaattagaactagttttttaaaaaaaatattagaaaaaaattaagttgctTCTCTGTTTATATAAACAAAGCACtataacgtttttttttttatctagtagAGAAAgtaatctaaatttaaataaatttctgaTAAATGGATGACAAACTCAACATCACTGTTAGGTAAAATAATACACACAAACCTGAAAGGTGACCCgccaaaatataaagaaaatgattCTTATATATTTGTGAGATGCAGAGCTATAACCATGAAATGATCTCacaaatttatatcatttttcttAACCAAGGACTCACCCTTGTTGGTTACCAGATATGGCTTTAGGACAACATGAAAACATAGAAATATATTTGTAAGAGATTATTATCCTGAACAACTATTGATTTTGCTTCTACAAAGAATTACTTGTGCGATGgaacataaaatcaaaaggaataaaaagaagaaaatgagaattCATCGCATAAATATTATGCCATGTTTTTGTATTAGATTCAATGTATTTCCTATACATTACAAATGCATatatacgtgtgtgtgtgtgtgttaaaaaGAGGACTTCTCTAACACGATTCTAAGCACACATCTGCAATGAATACATTAGTTTCTCACCATAACAAAACCAACAGACTTGCTTTCTGCCCCCACTATTACTTGTTGAAGAACTCCAACTAGCTCCTTGGAAAACATGGAACAATCAACTGCTGAAACATCAGGcatcaataataaatacattAGTTTGCATGTATGCAGCTGTTCATTAACGGATGCATGTttaagcagcagcagcagcaagcgTGACCAAATTGGAATTTCAGAAGAAATTTTATGTACTTGGCCATCTGCTGACATTCAACTAAAAACCTAGAGATGCATCTCGATCTTTACCATAGTCTTTACTCTAGCATAGGACTGAAGTGTATCACTTCAAGAAAACTGCTTCTGAAGCTAGCGAATCCCAGAAGATGAAGTGCTCATGTCATGCAATTTACCATTGCCGTCTGAGCTTTAAAGGAGATTGAAAGGAATTGAAGAAGGGGCACACGAATGGAGCTCATAATGGCAGAATGATTGCGTCAAGGAAAGGTAGTCGTTCATTCAATGAGAGATCAAGGGCAACATGTAAGCAATTCTTTAATTGTAAATATGAACaattaaatatagattataATGCCctgatttttacattttaataattatttaaagaaaaaacttaccTTGAGAAAATGTAATCTTGAAtgtaaattgaagaagaaaactaTGTTTCTCTTCTAACTCTCAATTATTTCCACTAGAATAAAACATCTTGCATTCTCTCACTTTATCTGCCACTGATGGCAAATAAACCatccaaaaaaacccaaaaaggaTGCAAATCTGAAACGCAGTATGATTGCAAGAAAACATCACCTCCCAAATCCACATAATCCAACGTGGAAAGGAAATACAACTGTTTAGATAATTATACACTTCTGGAATCACGCTTGTAACATAGTTTGTATCTAGCTGCATTGCTGCACTTTGAAACCCTGCTGGAAGTCTAGATTTTGCCTGTCCCAAGCAACCTTATTGTTGAGTATTTGAGACCAGCTTCCTGAGTTCCTGAGTATGACAGTGACCCGCCAGTACCAGCAAGAGAGTTAATTGGCCCTGAACTTCTTCATATCCAACACCCCTGCTATTTTGAAGCCAAAGCTATAAATAACCAATCAAATCCTGAACACTCTACAGGATTCGGGCATGTGGGTTTATAAACAATGAGGGAGGGATAGCCACAGAAAGAAGTTCAAGGTAGTTTTTGCAATTTCCCATTTCGATCATGTTAATTCTGTTACTTGATAGCATATATGAACTGTAAGCAACCGAGACCTTTTTAGCTCACGAGCAttctttggaaaaaaataaccagTATGTTTTTATGGCTCCTCTTACGCTTCGCAGCTCAAATCAAGATTACTATTTCAAGTTAAAATTCAAAGAGTAAAATCCCCTAGGATTGAAATTCCAATACTATTATGCAAATCCTTCAAGCGACAATATctgtttgaatttaaatatgcaGCTAATGATCTAACAGCACTTACAAACATTCCAAAAAGCTACCACCAATAAAAAACTTTCAGAAACCAATgtccaaaaacaacaacaaaatgaaACTTggacaatcaaacaataaattGAACAATATAAATTAGAGACCGTTAAATAGTTTACACGACATCATTACAAAGCCACCGGGATAAGAGGAATTTAAGCTCCTATTGTATAATGCATTAAAAAAGCAACTTACTATTTTGCCATCAAGTTATAGCCCCTTCGTTTTTCTAATGCTCCCATATATCTCCAATAAACCAGGAACTTTGCCCTCGTACTTGGTAATATAATTCTCCAAGAACTTCTCCTCGCTTATTTTTAAGAAAGTTGCAGTCTTCCTGACTCTAATTAGCTTCTTTGACTCCAAAACCTTCAAAACATTATACCTCGGAAAAATCCTCTTATCAAACGAATACTTGAAAATTGAGGGATTTGCAGTAATAGTTTGGTGTCCCAGCTTCACTGTATTCACAAAGAAGTCCATCATGCAGTTGATTTTCTCCTCTGAACATGATAAAAGAAACGGGAATCGCTTAAAAGTCCCCAAAATCTCCCCCTCGCTCCAGCCAACGCTCTTCCAAGCctcaattttcttcttccaagttGGTTCGCTCAATTGTACCATCACCCTAAAAGCGTGGATGAACATAGGAGCCTTTGGTTCAAGCCCCAAGTTCTTCAGATAATTTGCTGCAGAAACCATCCTATCATGCTTAATTAGTATGGTTCTTGGGTACGACGTTAACAGTTTTGCCATCTTATCAAGAGGCAGCCCCTCTTTAATCAGGAAATCAATATTTGGTTGCACACATGACTTTAAACTATATGTCAATAACCACGAAGCACGCTTAAGAACAGCTATGATATTCTCATTACTGCCTAGAAATGGTTTCAAAAGTTCTAAACATGGCTTAATGCGAGTATCTAATCTGCATACCAAAATTCTCGGATCCGACATCAGAATTTGGGGCAGAAGTTGACCCTCAAATCCATTTTTAATGAAGAAGTCAAATTTGGGCTCCAGATTGTCCTCAACTTTGCAACGGAGGACAGCAGGACACTTTTGGACCATTTTGGCGATGTGGGCATCCTTAAAATGGTGAGATTTAAGGAATTCTACTACAGCTTGCGAGTTTTGGAGGTTATTTTCATCGATTTGGAGCTTGTTGGAAACTGAAAGGCCTGGTTGTAAAGGAAGCCCGCATGTCTTGATGGGATATTCAGCAGTAAATGATGATGAAGCAGTGGGAAGTATAACAGATGTGTTGAAGAAACGTTTTTGTGCAAGAGAAAGCAGGTTTCTCATGGCCATACAGGCGCTGGCCATTTTGTAAGCACAAATTTTGGACAAGAAGGTGAAGACAGGGAAGCGGAGAGGTTTttgttagggttagggtttgttGATGGCTATCTGGCTATCGATTAATCCAGGTTTCCAATCATTGGGCCACATTTGATTAGGTTCCATGGGCCTGCAAAGAATTGctctttcatttgtttatttattttaaagtaaacgATCCCAGAgtcctttttaattgtttttaaataaattctataCTGATTAAGtcagatatttatataaacaattatttaagttttttttaaaataaaaaaatttctatttattattcatatattttttattatagtataaattttcaataaaaaattaaggaatttaaaatgaatattcttAAGAATTAGAAGTATAAAAAGTATATTCCTCCTTTTTGTTTcgaataaaaacatttttttttattataaatgcaatttcttaaatagaaatttatcatgattttaaaaataaatcttaataaataaaaatatacttgtgTGAGTAATATTGTAATTACTTAACACAAACTAATTTCATAAAactaaactatataaaaaaactaaaaccagaGTGaatctgatttaaaaaatataaaaatatccataataaaaaaaaaatattttattttcattgaataatatatgatgtttttattaaagGGAATCAATCTTCGTAATTCAAACACAACTACAAATACATGTGTGAGTAACGTTGTAATTACTCAACACAAACTAATTTCATAAAACTTCATGGAAATATGCCAGCTTCGTTctccattttaaattttaaaagagaataaaatgggtggtgttttatatttatattttatattttcttttgtgtttttttagcattttgttaattagaaattagacttcgtgttattttttcaatttgttttttatatgattattttagTCTCGTAACTTTGATCCCATGcttgaaaaattaatccaattgacgcaatgtttttttttctcttagtttcatcttttaatattaatttatttaaaaattaagctccatgatttattttaatttattttctatcgaATCTCATGACCTGAGTTAGAGTTTTGTGATTATCTTGATCGCACGACTCAAGTCATAGGCCTGACAGGTTAATCTAATTTaactcaaattgtttttttatcttttttttttaattttatttaatattagttttattagaaattcaattttattgtttatttcaatttattttttatagaattatctCGATCTTATAACTTGGAATTACAAGTTTAGCATATTAACTCGAATTAactcatattttttctatatatttttttaatttcattattcataaataatttaattggcaacttgatttcaaatttatttcaatttattttttatagaattattatgattttatgatgtaaatcataaatttaataaattaatttaaataatttaatatgattttttaatgaaactatatttttttttaattaaactatttttttttctataatcaaAATTCTTTTTGGATGCACCAAACCAAGACAAGTTAATTAAATGAatcttgcatgattttttttcttttcatcctgAAAAACGTCAACAATGTCTGAATAGCGCAGTACGGTGTTGATTTCTGCAGCCAAAACTCTTTTCACTATTTCAGTTACCAAAAAAACTACAAACAAGCCAATTatctcaaaaaaatatcaaagaaacgAACAGGGAACAAAAGCAGCAGTGATAAGAAACTAATATGCAAAATGATAGGAAATTGAACTCAGCATTCGAAGAATTAATTGAACAATATAAAAATGGCAGGAAAAAACCAGGTCTAATACAGAAGAAGGGAAGCAATTGCAAGTATGTGTTGCCCCTTGTATAACACAGACTACCTTACATTTCTGCCATCAAGCTTCGTTCTCTGCTCTCATGGCAGTTCCCTTGTACAGCTCCAATAAACCAGGGACCTCCTCCACATACCTGCTGACATAATTTATCAAGAATGTCTTCTCGCTCGTATTTAACATAGTAGAAATTTTCATGTCTCCTTTAATCAGCTCCTTCGATTCCAAAACCTTTATAACATTATACCTTGGACGAATCCTTTTATCAATTGAATATCCAAGAAAAATAGGACAAGCAATTATAATTTGTCTTTGCAACTCCATAGTATTGATATAGAAATCCATGGCACTCCTGATTTTCTCCTCCGACATTGCTAATATTTGTGGGTACCTCTTAAAAGCCCCCAGAATCTCCTCTTCACTCCACTGCAAACTCTTCATcacttcaattttcttattcCAAGTTGTTTCAGTCATTTGTAATCTCACGATAAGAGCACGAACAAACATTGTGTTGTTTGGCTCAAGACCCAAATTCTTAATAGCATTCATCGCATAAACCATCCTGTCACGCTTGCTCAGTATAGTTCCTGGATTCAAGATAATCAATTTTGCTACCATATCAGCAGGAACTCCCTCTTTTCTCAAAAAATCAATGTTAGGTTGCGCATTAACGTTCAAATCAGCCGACAACAACCTCGAAGAACGCTTAAGAGCCACAACAACGTTCTCATTGCTGTGTAGAATCGACTTCAGAAGGGAAAACGCTGGTTTAATACGAGAATCTAAGGCCCTTTTGAATATCTCAGTATGGTGTATGATAAGGTCGTGAAGGAGCTTACCCACGAAGCCATTTGCGACGAGAAAATCGAATTTGGGAGTGAGATTGCCTTCTACTCTGGACTGGAGGACTTCAGGCCGCTTCTCGATCAACTTGGAGATGTGGGTTTCGTCAAAGTTGtgagatttcaagaactgtagCACAAAAGGAGGATTTCGAAGATTTTTTTTGTCCAGCTTCAGCTTCCGGGAAGCTAAAAGCGCAGATTTTAAAGGAAGCCCACATGAGTTGACGAGAAAATCCACCGTAAATGAAGACGAAGACGAAGACGAAGACGATGGGGATAGTGAGCTACTAGTAGATTGCGTTGCTAGAAAACGTTTTCGAATAAGAAAAAGCTTCATGGCCATTTTCTCACTACCGGTAAAAATTGGGTAGGAGAAGAAGCTGACGAGGAATGATCACTAGGGTTTGTTTTGTGGTTCAACAATTGAATGAAAATGGGCCGGACTTGGAGTCCTCCCTTTACCACTAAAATATTGATCCATTTCTGTATATATTATTACACCCACGAGAGACTGTTTTCTAATTGTGTCgtaatttaaaatgtttatttatttataaatataataaaataatttttttaattttaaaaattatttttgatataatgcattaaaataatctaaaaatataaaaaaaattattttaaataaaaaaattaatttttttttataaacacaatGCAAACCGCGTTTTTAAACACACTCCAGGTCCTGTACCCCTTCAATTACATCATAATACAACTATCACTTCTCCAAAACCGCACGTAGACATACCTTTACatctaacatttaattttaaataataaaggtaaactttataaaattcataaaaaacaaaaatttgaaattaaaaattcataaaatatatatttcataaataatCACAACAgcgtaataaaaaaatcttacaaaaaaatttaaaaatcttattgcAAGttctcaaaattattaataataaatgtcTAATAACAAAtctaaagatattatttatcaaatagaaATCATTCAGCTATTATACAaccatttaaaaatcaatttcgaAATACTTTCTTTCACgaatcaatttataaaacattCTTACAAAAATCCTATATCATGCATTCACAAACATCATTGTCGTGGCTCTGACAGGCCTTTCTTGAACAGGAGAAGACTGCTTATGCAAATTCAATAATCAACGAACTGTGGaaacatcataagaaataaGAGGCGAAGAAGACGAAGAGCTGGTGCTATAACATAATATAATAGGCTATATGTCGATGAAATTCTCTTCCTTCCTCCGCTTCATCTTTTTAGAGCGTATTTGGTAGTTggtagcggttacttttcaaatagcttttcgtgtcgaaatacatgccaataattttttttattttttaaaaattatttttgacatcagcacatcaaaacgatctaaaaaatacaaaccgcatttaattttagtaaaaaaaaaaattaaaatttgatgaaacaccATTTGAAACGAAATGCCAAACGGTGTTAGTTGAGTGCTTCGCTTCCCTTTTTATTCCCTTAATTTAGGCTAATAATAAGACTCTATTTAACTAAATCCATAAGGTACAAGCAAGTCAATTTTAACATAgcaaatttttatattgttttaaagaatGGAATACATATAGCAGAggaaaaatacataattaaaaaaaatattgattctatttaaaaataacagagTTTGTGAAGATTTAATTACCTACCCTGCTTGGACAATCAAAGTACAAAATCTTAGCTCAAACAAcatattcatatgaaaaatatagCCTGTTAAAATCCCTCGAAACATACTTGTTAACTTTGACAAGCCTCGTGCTATCATATTTTCCCAGACTGTTAAATATTGCTTATAAAGATTCAGAGCCAAACTGGTGGTCAAGGAATGCTATGTTGAAGATGATAGTTAGATGAAAATTATGCCAGAAAATGCAGTAAATTGTCTCTCTGTAGCTTCTCGATGCATTCTAGCCCAAAAGAAACAGAGCCTGGGAGaaacaaaatccaaattaaaagttttccAAGTTGATTGCAAAGTCAACACGTTCCTGCAAAGGAAAGAGGGGGTGACAAAGTTGACAGGCAGATGCAATCAGAGATCGGCAAACGAAATAGAGcctgagtaaaaaaattatctgaatTATCTACCTCAAGAGAAAACTAGTCCTAAAGCTAAGACTCAGCAAACACTACATTACCATTAGTCATTCATCTAACTATCTGACAAGTTGAGTTTTAAGGTTGAAAAGACTGGGAAAAAAACCTAAAGAGCATGCTGCATAGACCTGCCCCTCGGGGTGCAAGAATGATCACCTTCAAGCTGCAAAGTAGCGAAGAGCTTTGCGCACAAGCAGGAgagcatttttttctcttaaactcATGGTCTGGATACAAGGAAGTTGAGACAGACCCTCCATAAGAATTACTTCCTTGATCCTTGCATCACCAAATTTTTCAAGTAATGGGAACATATGTTAGGGCAAGATAACTGTCTGTAAAGATTTTGGGTCCAAGATGAGGTTGAGTACCTGGTAAAATGCAAGAAACATTTCAAGCACAGAACTAACTGAAAATTTAAAAGAGTGGAAAACCAACCACGTGGAGAAATGAGTTTTAAGGTTGAAGAgaatggaaagaagaaaaaaagagcataaaCCTAATTTGCAGGGTGACTAGAGTGATTTGCCATGATGGTGAGCAAGTGCTTATTTACCAAGATGCTTAGCTGCTAATATACAATTTGCCCCCCTCATAAAGCATGGACATATATAATTGAAGTATAAAAACGAAAATAATGCAACATCATTGTTCTACAAATCGATATTATCACTAGTAAACTTCAAATTATTGTTCACATGAACACAAATTCTTGAAGAAAATTGATGTACTCGACCCACCACAACTAACTGATATGAAACATACATCTTTGCCATAGGCCTGCCTGTTCAGCAAAATATAGAATGGAAAGGGACTGAGGCTATATAATTTCTTCCCCTCAGAACCAAGTGCTGTTAGTGAACCCAACCTACAAAGCCAGACCCAGAGGTCCAAACCCTAAATTAAAGTATCTCctccaattatttttatcccctctgccttttctttcttatccGCAACACTTTCAATGAATAAAAGAAACCTGAACCATGAGATGCTTATCATTTCATCAAGGTCCTGTCACCACCGAGCAAGCTACACAACTTTATCCCCCTTTAAACTCTTCATTAAAATTGCTCTTCTTCAACATTCTCTCCTGGCCAGCCAAGCACAGCTATCCAACCAATACATAGTCTACAGCTCACAAAATCTTTCAGCAGAAGAAGTGTGGATTTGGCGAAGGGCTTGTTTATTTCAACCGGAAAGGCAAGCTTAGATTTGTAGTCTCTGACACTCAACCACgcattatttttaagtttaatgtCAGAAAGCCTATGATTATGTTAGTTCCAGCTTCAAACATTTGAAGCTTGACAATCAACgaagtaaattcaaattaaaaattcgaAAGTGACAAAACTCAAGAGATTATTCTGTTTCTTGATTCGAAATAGTCTAGAAATAGACGTGATGGTGAGAACAACCACTGCAAGATAACtacataaaataatgataaattttaCAGAGTGTTCAAAGAATTAATGCGGCAATGCAAATTTAAACAGCCAAGCACAAAACCTCTCTGATTCAAGAA
This genomic interval from Populus alba chromosome 1, ASM523922v2, whole genome shotgun sequence contains the following:
- the LOC118053942 gene encoding uncharacterized protein yields the protein MASACMAMRNLLSLAQKRFFNTSVILPTASSSFTAEYPIKTCGLPLQPGLSVSNKLQIDENNLQNSQAVVEFLKSHHFKDAHIAKMVQKCPAVLRCKVEDNLEPKFDFFIKNGFEGQLLPQILMSDPRILVCRLDTRIKPCLELLKPFLGSNENIIAVLKRASWLLTYSLKSCVQPNIDFLIKEGLPLDKMAKLLTSYPRTILIKHDRMVSAANYLKNLGLEPKAPMFIHAFRVMVQLSEPTWKKKIEAWKSVGWSEGEILGTFKRFPFLLSCSEEKINCMMDFFVNTVKLGHQTITANPSIFKYSFDKRIFPRYNVLKVLESKKLIRVRKTATFLKISEEKFLENYITKYEGKVPGLLEIYGSIRKTKGL
- the LOC118053941 gene encoding transcription termination factor MTERF8, chloroplastic-like; translation: MAMKLFLIRKRFLATQSTSSSLSPSSSSSSSSSFTVDFLVNSCGLPLKSALLASRKLKLDKKNLRNPPFVLQFLKSHNFDETHISKLIEKRPEVLQSRVEGNLTPKFDFLVANGFVGKLLHDLIIHHTEIFKRALDSRIKPAFSLLKSILHSNENVVVALKRSSRLLSADLNVNAQPNIDFLRKEGVPADMVAKLIILNPGTILSKRDRMVYAMNAIKNLGLEPNNTMFVRALIVRLQMTETTWNKKIEVMKSLQWSEEEILGAFKRYPQILAMSEEKIRSAMDFYINTMELQRQIIIACPIFLGYSIDKRIRPRYNVIKVLESKELIKGDMKISTMLNTSEKTFLINYVSRYVEEVPGLLELYKGTAMRAENEA